The following are from one region of the Entelurus aequoreus isolate RoL-2023_Sb linkage group LG17, RoL_Eaeq_v1.1, whole genome shotgun sequence genome:
- the slc2a8 gene encoding solute carrier family 2, facilitated glucose transporter member 8 — MEEQDERRRLLEAEQVDPTGLMSEQDAYLSKVRNRKLYLATFVSVLGPMSFGFVLGYSSPAIPELSRSSDPRLRLDEVQASWFGSIVTLGAAAGGLLGGWMVEKAGRKLTLMFCSLPFVFGFTVVIAAQNIWMLYVGRALTGLASGVTSLVVPLYISEMAHERVRGTLGSCVQLMVVLGIMGVYLAGLFMDWRWLAICSSIPPTLLMVCMCFMPETPRFLLSHGKRREAEEALRFLRGPQAPVEWECARIEDACDEQGSTFQLSDLKDAGVYKPLVIGVLLMVFQQMTGINAIMFYAEDIFERAHFKESDLASVIVGLIQVVFTGVAALVMDKAGRKVLLVVSGVAMAISTAGLGVYFHLTSGPSPVGAPQADLAWLALASISVFITGFALGWGPIPWLVMSEIFPLKVRGFASAVCVLTNWGMAFVVTKSFQDMMTLLTSAGTFWLFSSMCVLNLVFTVTLVPETKGKTLEQIEASFRGTSGP, encoded by the exons CAAAGTGAGGAACAGGAAGTTGTACCTGGCCACCTTTGTGTCCGTGCTGGGTCCCATGAGCTTTGGCTTCGTGCTGGGCTACAGCTCGCCCGCCATCCCGGAGCTCAGCAGGAGCTCGGACCCCCGGCTGCGGCTGGACGAGGTGCAGGCGTCCTGGTTCGGG TCCATCGTGACGTTGGGAGCGGCGGCGGGCGGCCTGCTGGGCGGCTGGATGGTGGAGAAGGCGGGCAGGAAGCTGACGCTCATGTTCTGCTCGCTGCCCTTCGTCTTCGGCTTCACCGTCGTCATCGCCGCGCAGAACATCTGGATGCTCTACGTCGGCAGGGCGCTGACCGGCCTCGCCAGCGGCGTCACCTCGCTCGTCGTGCCG CTGTACATTTCCGAGATGGCTCACGAGCGCGTGCGAGGTACGCTGGGCTCGTGCGTGCAGCTCATGGTGGTGCTCGGCATCATGGGAGTCTACCTGGCAG GTCTTTTCATGGACTGGCGCTGGCTGGCGATCTGCAGCTCCATCCCACCcacgctgctgatggtgtgcaTGTGCTTCATGCCGGAGACGCCGCGCTTCCTGCTCTCCCACGGCAAGCGGCGCGAGGCTGAGGAGGCCCTGCGCTTCCTGCGGGGGCCCCAGGCCCCCGTGGAGTGGGAGTGCGCCCGCATCGAAGACGCGTGCGACGAGCAG ggCTCCACTTTCCAGTTGTCGGACCTGAAGGATGCGGGCGTGTACAAGCCGCTGGTGATCGGCGTCTTGCTGATGGTTTTCCAGCAGATGACGGGCATCAACGCCATCATGTTCTACGCCGAGGACATCTTCGAACGGGCACACTTCAAG GAGAGCGACCTGGCCTCAGTCATCGTGGGCCTGATCCAGGTGGTCTTCACGGGCGTGGCGGCGCTGGTCATGGACAAGGCCGGGAGAAAAGTCCTCCTCGTGGTCTCAG GTGTCGCCATGGCGATCAGCACCGCGGGCCTGGGGGTTTATTTCCACCTGACGTCCGGACCTTCTCCGGTGGGGGCGCCGCAAGCCGACCTGGCCTGGCTGGCCCTCGCCAGCATATCCGTCTTCATCACAG gctTCGCTCTGGGCTGGGGTCCCATCCCGTGGTTGGTCATGTCGGAGATCTTCCCCCTCAAAGTCAGAGGCTTCGCCAGCGCCGTCTGCGTGCTCACCAACTGGGGGATGGCCTTCGTCGTCACCAAGAGCTTCCAGGACATGATG ACCCTCCTCACGAGCGCTGGAACCTTCTGGCTCTTCTCCTCCATGTGCGTCCTCAACCTGGTATTCACCGTGACCTTGGTCCCCGAGACCAAAGGCAAGACGTTGGAGCAGATCGAGGCGTCTTTCAGGGGCACGTCGGGCCCATGA